The genomic region TCGCCGCCACGCGGCGCAAGGGCCTCACAAAATCGTTTATGAGCACCGTGGACAGGCAATTGATCCCGGAGTCCATGCTGGACATTGCCGCTGCGAAAACACCCGCAATGACCAGTCCCGACAATCCTTGCGGCAATGTTTGCACCACGTAATAGGGAAAGACCTGGTCTCCATGAACACCGTCGGGAAGCTGGCCGGGCCACGTGTGGTGGTACGCAAACAGGCCTAACCCGATGAAACTGAGTACGCCAATAACGAACACGGAAAACAGCGAATTGACGACGGTCGCCCGCACCATCCCGGCGAGATTCCGGGTCGCCATCAGGCGCTGTACCGTCATCTGGTCCACGCCGTAATCGTGCATGAACTGGAAAAAGTAGGAGATTGCCGCGGCGCTCAGCGTCATGTGCGTCAGGCTGAAATGCCAGTCGCCCAAGTTCAGGCGTCCGTGCAGGACGCCCAGGCTAATGATCTCACGCACACCGCCGGGGACTTGCCAGGCCAAGGCTACCGCAACAGCGAGCGCGCCGCCGACGAGCACGGCGAACTGGCACACATCCGTCCAGATGACTGCCGCAAGACCGCCCAGCGCGGTGTAGAAAGTTGCGAGCAGGCCCATACACAGGATGGCAAACCACAGGGGGATATTGGTCACGGCGGAGAGCGCGAACGCGGGCGCGTAGACCACGGTGCCCAGCCAGCCGAGGCGCGCGCAGAGGAACAACGCCGAGACGCAGTAGCGGGCCCGTGCGCCGAACCGGCGCAGGATGTATTCGTAAGACGTGGTCACGTCCAGCCGCTGATAGAAAGGAAGAAAGAGATAGATGATGAAAGGCGCC from Candidatus Hydrogenedentota bacterium harbors:
- a CDS encoding sodium/solute symporter (Members of the Solute:Sodium Symporter (SSS), TC 2.A.21 as described in tcdb.org, catalyze solute:Na+ symport. Known solutes for members of the family include sugars, amino acids, nucleosides, inositols, vitamins, urea or anions, depending on the system.), which codes for MGQHEGFGLVNYAVLAVYLAVMAAVGIAVAGRQKTTRDFFLAGRNMPWWAVAVSVFATITSAITYIGVPGLVYSENISTYAGILMMPVAAPFIIYLFLPFYQRLDVTTSYEYILRRFGARARYCVSALFLCARLGWLGTVVYAPAFALSAVTNIPLWFAILCMGLLATFYTALGGLAAVIWTDVCQFAVLVGGALAVAVALAWQVPGGVREIISLGVLHGRLNLGDWHFSLTHMTLSAAAISYFFQFMHDYGVDQMTVQRLMATRNLAGMVRATVVNSLFSVFVIGVLSFIGLGLFAYHHTWPGQLPDGVHGDQVFPYYVVQTLPQGLSGLVIAGVFAAAMSSMDSGINCLSTVLINDFVRPLRRVAASETRDLLLARVLTLFFGMLATAVAFFASAIGDVIKASQTFLGLFSGPVLALFLLGILTRRGSFAGWLTGVLVALPVTMWIQKETDIHFVYYFPVSFFLSLSIGFLASLVFPTQPVDPDLTIRRRGNAA